CCGCTGCTCCAGGATCAGCAGCAAGAAAAGCATGAAGCTGTTGATCcggtgccaccgccgccgccgcgatcgACGCTGTACCAGGCGCTGACGTCGACGGCGAGCCTGGCCAACCTGCTCCCCACGGGCACGGTGCTGGCTTTCCAGCTGCTCGCGCCGACCTTCACCAACCACGGCGCCTGCGACGCCACCACGGCGCTGCTCACGCGGATCCTCCTCGCCGTCCTCGCGCTCTCCTGCCTCCTCGCCTCCTTCACCGACTCCCTCAAGGGCCCCGACGGCCGCGTCTACTACGGCGTCGCCACCCTCAGGGGCCTCTGGCTGCTCGACTACCCGCCCGGCGCGCccacgccgccggacacgtccaggtaCAGGCTGGCACCAATCGACGCCGTGCACGCGGCGCTGTCGGTGGCCGTGTTCGGGGTGGTGGCGGCCAGAGACAAGAACGTTGTGCGGTGCTTCTACGGCCCGTCGCCGGCGAGAGAGACGGAGCAGGTGCTGGACATCGTGCCGCTCGGCGTCGGCGTGCTCTGCAGCTTGCTCTTCGTCGCGTTCCCCACCAGGCGGCACGGCATCGGCTACCCTGTCACCAACGGCGCCGCTGGCAGCAGCACCTGAATAAACTAAACTTACCCGCGTATTACAAAGCTCAAGAATTACTCTGGTTACACTAGTACTCCTACTAACTTAAGAGCATTGTATCATTCTATCATTTCGATTTCTTGCTTATTTGCCTGTGGGATGTAAACGATCCGACGATATATTCTACACACAAAAGATCTGTTATCTTCCAACTCCTTTTGTGGGTATTATTCTCCATTTAATGATGAGTAAAATGCATGCATGTTTCTATTTTTCAGAGTGTCGATCCGGTCCTAATTCTTTCAAAATGCATGCCTGCTACTAAATCTTTTTAAGTTGTTCATCCGATCTCTTAATTCCGTCCGACCACCGCTGACCAGCTTGATGGTGCTTTGACCGCCGCCACGTGGATTGAAGGGCAAAGGCTGGATTACGACGTGTTACATATTTGCAAAAGAACCCTCGAACCCTAATTCCTTCTCAGACGCAGTCCTTTCCTCCTCCACACCCCTCTCTGGCGAAACAGGGGCGGTTGATGGCAAAGGCGCTGCTTCGATAAGAAGAGGCGGTCATCGCAGGCGGTTGTGCGGCGGCGGCCCCGCTAGGATGGCGCTCATGCTGCGGCGACCCGGAGATCCTCCTCACGACATGGTCAATGCCCGTAACCCTAACACTTGATGCTACTCTTTCATTCCTCTTTTTTCCGATTTAGGCCAAATCCATGGTAGATGTTGACCGAATCCTTGTAATCTAGGACTACAAGAGGAGCTTTTCACCGTAGAAATAAACTATGCTGGATTTTTTTTGCGGATTTGGCAAGTCGGAGACATATGTTAATGGCAAAGTTGCTCCGTTTGATGGTTGTGAATTAGATACATGGTCTCCTCTCTGGTCACTGATTTTATGCAACAATTAGGATATGACCAATCAAAGATCGTTTTGCACTGGTTGCTCCTTGGAAAGAATCTAGATGATGGACTCTTGATTATGGACTATGACACTGACACATTGCACATGGCAGCGGTTGTTCCAAAGTTTCAGTATTTTAAGTTGTTTGTGGACCACAAAGATATGACATTTGACAATGTAATTGAAGGTATCCATGTTAGTAGTACACATGATCTCCCTTTTTTACTAAGCCCAAAGTCCCATGGCTTTCACACTGGAATTAGGAGCTATCCTAGGTTTAAGGTGAAAACTTATAAAGGTAGACTTAACCAATGTCATGCAGGCAACAACAATGAAGGGAGTAACAGTGTTCCACCAATGGCCCAAAGTGTTGGATATGAGCtgagaagaagcagaagaaaactTGTGGTAGAAGAAGAAACCTCCAATGAAAATGACTGTGACAGTGACGACGGTGAATGGGATTCAGACTGGGTTGACTCTGGCAATGAAGTAGGTAAAGATGATGATGATCTCTATGAAAAATGGTTAGATGAGAAATTTGAGCAGAAAAAAGAAGAGATCTAAATGGCAGAAGGACAATAACTATGATTCGGATGAGTTGCAAGCGCTGCAAGATTCAAAGCTTGAAGATAGTGATTCAGCAAAGTAAGTGCAAGTAGTTGATGCTCAAggagaaaaaaatgaagaagaaagtgAAACTCAAAAGGTGGATGCTAGAGAACATGAAAGATGTGAATTTTCACATAGTCATGGTGTTTTGATTGTGATTGAACTTAGAGTAGCATTCAAGAGTACATTATCAAACAAGGAGTGCAAATACACATTACAAAAAAATGATAGGTGGAGGATAAGGGCATGATGTGTTGGAGATTGTCCCTGGTTCCTGTTTGCTGCACCTGATAGTAGGACCAAAGCATGGGTTGTGAAGACATATGTGGGACAATATACATGTGAAAGAGAATGGGCACTGAAGCAATTCACAACAAGATATCTAGCTGGCAAGTATTTGGAGACATTTAGAGCAGATGAGAAGATGTCATTAAAGAACTTTGTCAGGCTTGTTCAGTTTGATTACAATATGCTTCCTACTAGAAGCAAGATAGCAAGAGCAAGAAGGATTGCACTAAAGCAAATTATGGAGATGAACTAGAACAAAACAATTTAATATGGGACTTTGCAGCTAAAATCAGAAGGTCAAATCCTGAAAGTATCATGTTTGTGAATGCAAAGGATGGACTGTTTGAGAACTTCTATATGTCCTTAGATGCATGCAAGAGGTTTCTTTTACTAGCTTGGGGTCATTATATGCATTGATGGGTGTCTCACTAAGAACACGTATGGTGGAGTGATGTTGACCATTGTTGGAGTTCATACTAATGATTATATCTTTCCCATTGCAATTGCCATAGTCGAAGTGGAATATACTGACACATACATGGAAGTGGTTTCTAAACACATTGAAGGAGGATCTATGCATAGATAACACATCCCCATGGACACTAATGAGTGATAGGCAAaaggtattgatacgtctccatcgtatctactttttcaaactcttttgcccttgctttgaactctaacttgcatgatttgaatggaactaacccggactgacgttgttttcagcaggaTTGCCATGGtgatatttttgtgcagaaataaaagttctcagaatgaactgaaaattcacggagatgatttttggaattaataaaaaatattggtgaaagaatcaagtgaagggggcccacaccctggccacaagggtgggggcgcgtccttcgtccttgtgggcccctggacctccaccgacctcaactccaactccatatagtcacgttcggggagaaaaaattagaaagaaggactcatcgcgttttacgttacggagccaccgccaagccctgttcttcctcaggagggcatatctggagtccgttcggggctccagagaggggaaatcatcgccatcgtcatcatcaaccatcctccatcaccaatttcatgatgctcaccgttgtgcgtgagtaatcccatcgtaggcttgctggaccatgatgggttggatgggatttaccatgtaatcgagttagttttgttagggtttgatccctagtatccactatgttctaagattgatgtcgctatgactatgcttaatgcttgtcactagggcccgagtgccattgagggagtcctggattagggggtctccggacagctggactatatcctttggccggactgttggactatgaagatgcaagtttgaagacttcgtctcatgtccggatgggactctacttggcgtggaaggcaagctaggcaatacggatatgtatatctcctcctttgtaaccgaccttgtgtaaccctagcctcctccggtgtctatataaaccggagggttttagtccataggacaacatacaatgataccataggctagcttctagggtttagcctctttaatctcatggtagatcaactcttgtaatactcatatcatcaagaacaatcaagcaggacgtagggtattacctccatcgagagggcccgaacctgggtaaacatcatgtcccctacctcctgttaccatctgccttagacgcactgttcgggacctcctacccaagatccgccggttttgacaccgacattggtgctttcattgagagttccactgtgtcgtcactgtaaggcttgatggctccttcaatcatcactagcgatacggtccagggtgaggctttcctcctcggacagatcttcgtattcggcggcttcgcactgcgggccaattcgtttggccatctggagcagaccgaaagctacgcccctggccatcaggtcagatttggaaacttgaactacatggccgacatccacggagacttgatcttcgacggattcgagcccatgtcggacgtGCCGCACAGTCGCaacgagcatgacataactctgccgtcggacagtattcgggggatcgcatccgcaactactcTGGTCGTTAGCCCAGAGAAAtcacgccatccgagagcggagggatagaccccgccatggaggccgcattctcaatcgcgatagagccaaatactgacttcaccccttatgagaaCCGTGTctccgaaccactggattcatctccggccatggactccgagccgctcacatccgtgcccgtcgaatccgactgggcgccgatcatggatttcacctccgcggatatctttcagcactcacctttcggagatgtgctaaattcattaaggtctctctccctgtcaggagaaccttggccgaactatgtccggctagaatgggatgcggacgacgaagaaattcgctgcccacccaccacccacttagtagccactgtcgacgacttaaccgacatgcttgacttcgactccaaagacttcgacggtatggacgacgaagccggagacaAATAGGAACCACCACCCTCaaggcgctggaccgccacctcatcatatgatatatacatggtggatacccccaaggAAGGCATTGGCGAcgagacagcagaggatgacccctccaagaagcaaaccaagcgccgacgtcagtggcaccgctctaagtcccgccacagcaagagcagtgataccggcacatgagataataacactacagatagcgccgaagacaacaacaatacCCTCCAGCACAGTGTAGAGCTAGAGGACggacaagctagccctccagagtgggcagcagatggagaaatggaggaggacaattacatgcctctctccaaagacgaggcgagccttggcgacgacgagtttatcgtgcctgaggaccccgtcgagcaagagcgcttcaagcaccggcttatggccacggcaaatagcctgaagaaaaaacagcaacaacttcaagctgatcaagacttgctagcagacaggtggaccgaagtctTTGCGTCCGAGGAGCATGAcctcgagcgcccgtccaagagttacccaaaacgcaggttgctacctcacctcgaggaggaagcattgaaacctcattcaccagtgtatgatgcggctgaccggccactatgCGGCCAaaccagagaggcgtttcagcctatagttcagaccgcaccccgtagccactcagtcaaaaatactaaggcccggggcaacacagaggacctgcgagacatcttggacaataaggcaaaaatcgcaaggttaatatacgggacacgggcacgcgcgcccacacgggacgatgatcaTCGCGCCgaatacaccaagagtaaatccggccgggccgaatacaacacacaagactcatacgaactacgtcgggatatagcctggcacagaggcgccgcacaccccctatgcttcactgatgatgttatgaatcatgaattcccggagggtttcaaacccgtaaatatcgaatcatacgatggcacaacagatcccactgtatggattgaggatttcctccttcacatccacatggctcgcggcgatgatctacatgccatcaagtacctcccactaaaactcaaaggaccagctcggcattggatgaatagcttgccagcagattccgtcggcagttgggagaatctggaagacacatttcttgacaacttctagggcacttatgtgcggccaccggatgctgatgacttgagccacataacccaacagcgaGGGGAACcgaccagacaattctggacacggttcctaactaagaaaaatcaaattgtagactgtccggatgcagaggccctagcggcattcaagcataacatccgcgacgagtggctcgcccgccacctcggccaggagaagtcgaagtctatggcagccctcatgacactcatgacccgcttttgcgcgggcgaggacagctggctggctcacagcaacaacacatcaaagaatccggatacctcggataccaaagatgttaatggtaggcagcgtcgtaatagaccaaagcgccgcattaacagcgataacaccaaagatacagcagtcaatgccggattcagaggctctagatccggtcagcggaaaaagccattcaaaagaaatactctggcTCCGTCCAGTCtagatcgcatactggatcgctcgtgtcaaatccacggcacccccgacaagccagccaatcacaccaacagagaatgctgggtgttcaagcaggccgacaagttaaatgccgaaaacaaggataaggggctgcatagctatgatgaggaggagccctgtccgccgaacacaggaggacagaaggggttacccccacaagtgaagatggtgaacatgatatacgcaacccatatcccaagagggagcggaagcgtgcactaagggacgtctatgtgatggagcccgtcgccccaaagttcaacccatggtctgcttgcctgatcaccttcgatcgcagggatcacccaactagcatccgtcatggcggatccgccgcactagtcctagaccccatcattgatggatttcacctcactcgagtccttatggacggtggtagcagcctgaacctgctttatcaggatacaatgcgaaaatgggtatcgatccctcgaggatcaaacccagcaaaaccacctttaaaggtgtcatcccatgtgtagaggcccattgcataggctcaatcacactggaagtggtctttggatcaccggataactttcgaagcaaaGAATTAATCTTCTACATCGTCCTgtttcgtagtggctatcatgcactgctcggacggacaacatttgtaaaattcaatgcagtgccgcattacgcgtacctcaagctcaagatgccaggacctcgcggggtcataacagtaaatggaaacacagaacgctcgctccatacggaagagcacactacggcccttgcagcagaggcacaaagtagcttgttcaggcagaccactcattcgggGTCACAACCCCTGGACACCTTCAAGTGAGTCCggaacaagctgcaacaggatcgcctggcacgatcagagctcgCCTAACAATCCGACCCCCTTCCTAGTCCCAGTGAAGCGACAAAAtatgtgccgcgcgtacataactacgcattgaaaataccatgggcataggcgggggcacaatcaggacacgccccgcattgtggcttaaccacactaggggttgtatacctctgacattccttttctctttcagggcctaactctttggaagccctttccggcagtacgattgtcGGACACATTCTGGAAgtaacaaccaaggcggcaagaagctaagatgaacacgggaaccgccatgtggtctctagtaatacttgatatacccgcttttcactatttatgcgtagcttgccctgggataggacatttcgaattgtcctactttatgcttattgcactacttgtaccagtacgcttcgacgtattattcaaacaacaatgcatattattaatttgtcattgcattatttaagtctttctctttctcttatatgtccatttacgacaatccgcacccgcacGTTCGGGTACGGTCAGTATGCCAGGGGCTCTCGTTTACCTCATAATACGGCGcgagaagttcgaacactttcgacagtgcggcaccccgaacttctagcattatatgcatcaactccgaatcatgtctttggtcaaatgttgggttacccggctcccacgctttggtaccttacgttccgctatatcggctaaggtagcgttgggagaactactgcgattctgtcccgattcttccggacgagcacctcagtagagaaagccaaaaactgactgtcatgataaggcgagagactggtcgctgttcgagaggtctcaagtccttaaagactttttccgcttcgggcgaggagtcggccttgtccggcttaggcgtgtatagcgccccaaattcggccctccgaataccaggggcttcgccaaaaatttaaaatcatagaattctatggctaagtgagagtgataaagcattatagtccgattgcctggttcgttgcgctgaacacctcccttgaaggacccaaaattggggtaaagagtgttcagatttatcccgaacaccccactactagttacatgggggtagaagccgacgactgaccaactctcagattttataaacggccgcacaaaaggtaatattttaaattaagaaagttttgcatggcacaaaagaactcgtttcatattacaggatcacatgggcatgttcattcaaaaattacatccttggcacactcatctgccactaagcgggaacccttcaggacactttcatagtaattctcggggcagcgatgctccttgcccttcggcggcccctccttcaccagcttcacggcgtccagcttcgcccagtgcaccttcgcccgggcaaaagccctgcgtgcaccctcaatgcagacggaccgcttgatgacttcaagccgtgggaaggcttccacaagccgcctcaccagaccgaagtagctgccggacaggggctcgccaggccacatccgaactataaggcccctcatggcctatttggccgccttgtgaagctcgaccaactgcttcagctggttgctcaagggcacggggtgttcagtcccaatatattgagaccagaacaacttctctgttgagcttcccccctcagcccggtaaaactccgcggcatctagcacactgcggggaagatccgcaaatgctcctggagagctccgaactcgggtaagaaaaaggaaagtctccttcacatgcttgctttgcatattgaatgccttacccgctgctatcttctttgtCGCGTCATTCTCCTGGAGGGCCtggtgggcttcggccttggcgctccggacgctttcaagcgcctgcgcgagttcggactctcgcgtcttggagtcaagctccaaggactcgtgctttttggcgagagccttgagctcttgctgcacctcgcgcactcgggcttcttgtttctcctgttcaatgcgttctttggctgccttgtcttcggcctcggacaatgccttcctcagggtctccacctcggtcgtggcccctgacaaattcatgatgatcctattactttacacctgaacttctttttaactatatagacaggggtatatcttacctttgctctcttcgagctgcctcttggtaaggctgagCTCGTCCTCGGGCCGCTTCAGggcctgcttcagcgcagagacctccgcagtacatgcggcagcggccagcagtgaagcattcacatacacatagacatactctagttagactcctgagttatcatttgatcctctattcggcttttcttcgcgaacgccgaacagagcatcatggcctactatctatgcggtaatattttcttatattttgattgcttacctcgaagcctgttaggaggctggcgcaagcttcggtcagtccatttttggtggactgaaccttctataccaccgcactcataataatgcggtgctcttcattgatggaagcgctgtgaagcgtttccaacaagttgtccggtgcctctggttggacagaggacaccggcacggatggttggcccccccttaatgggggaccgcctgccggagtccggaaccattgaaggttccagcGCAGTGTCTggctggggcccgaactcgaagcccgtaggagcctcgctcccttggtacccagggtccgggaggtcatcgtgaggcgcccccaggatcacctccccttggctcggtgccttttgagacaacacctcggcgttgtccgcagggcgaggggtggaagcggtcggaggagaaccgctgttcatatccgacgagcccaaagaGCCGCTTGACGAGGGTatgtcgagatgagctcgggacggactgcataatcatgttcggcatgagtaaaggcagtacaataaaacataccatgaagtactatggtgtccggacacttacgacttcgccaggggcttgtccctgggtagccactcgtcgcgcTGTCGGCGGCCGTTGTGgcacagtccggaggaagggtccttcccttcttggacccttcagcctccccggatgggtcggccctccttttcttgtctcccccggctgggggagaacttttctcctcctcctcgtttccatgGGAGGAGTGCGCATCGGAGTCATTGTCCGATgactccgatacaaccttgcgccagagaccgcttcgggtccccgcggccttcttcttggtcttcttttccggcacctcgtagggtgccggagtcagcatTTTCGTCAGAAGAGCGactgcaggatcttcgggcagcggggctggGCTATCAAGCTGCTCCGCCGTCTCTATCCAGTCCTGCACACAACTAAAacagggcaaataaataccctgggAGATATAAAAACCTACCGGATTGGCAcgacgctttgcgctgagtccgtggtcctcggtgagggagggaggcatctcgacgctcttgaacaacaccctccagacgtcctcgtgcgtcgtgtcatagagctctcgcatcgtctggtgcttggccgagtcgaactcccacaaattgaatgcctgtctttggcacggaaggatccggcggaagagcataacctggaccacattgacaagcttgatttttctgctcatcatgttctggatgcaggtctggagtctggtcagctctaccgtagaaccccaggacatgcccttctttttccaggaggtgagccgcgtggggattccggatcgaaatttgggggccgccacccagttggagtcgtgcggcttggtgatgtagaaccaccccaattgccacccctttatggtatccacacaGGTGCCCTCGAgtcaggtgacattaggcatcttgcccaccatggcgcctccgcactctgcttgctggcctgCAACCACCTTCgatttgacattgaaggtttttagccataggccgaagtggggcttaatgcggaggaaggcctcgcacacgacgataaacaccgagatgttgaggatgaaattgggggccagatcatgaaaatccagcccgtagtagaacatgacccccagacaaacgggtggagagggaatcctagtccacagatgaaatgggtaagaaaaactaccctctcatggggtttgggcgttgggacgatctgccccgcattcggcagccggtgcgtgatatccgcagccaggtatccggcttcccgtaactctTTGATGTtctccttcgtgacggaggagaccatccacttgcctcctactccagacatgcttggagtggttcgaGAAGAAGAAcacgagcttgggcgctagagctcgagtgtgcaggaatgggtaagcgaggaggaagaaggcgtgggtgaaaaaagtaaatctttgtcccttttataagggcggaagaggcgatgtgcctccccacttgcctagcaAATCCGCTTATTCCCCAGGTGTcatgttgatggcgcggttgggttacccacgtctgtattgatcaGAATCACGTgctaaggggaacacgatctctgctttgacaagacgtatcaagaaaaccgcctcgcgatatgtgtggagctggttaagaaAAGCGATTCAAATAaaaaccgggccatggcatgatgtcatgctgtcaaaacatgtcaacagattagattcgtggaaatattattctctctacggtggtatgtggaacttattttgcagggtcggacactatccttgtattcaaaatcttcaatggtgtattcggaggaggaacccgccttgcaatgtcgaagacaacactacgcgtcggactcatcatcattgaagcctggttcaggggctactgagggagtcctggattagggggtctccagacagccagactatatcctttggccggactattggactatgaagatacaagtttgaagacttcgtctc
The sequence above is drawn from the Triticum aestivum cultivar Chinese Spring chromosome 7A, IWGSC CS RefSeq v2.1, whole genome shotgun sequence genome and encodes:
- the LOC123151231 gene encoding protein DMP3, which encodes MAAAPSASAVSVRQRTAAAASPLLQDQQQEKHEAVDPVPPPPPRSTLYQALTSTASLANLLPTGTVLAFQLLAPTFTNHGACDATTALLTRILLAVLALSCLLASFTDSLKGPDGRVYYGVATLRGLWLLDYPPGAPTPPDTSRYRLAPIDAVHAALSVAVFGVVAARDKNVVRCFYGPSPARETEQVLDIVPLGVGVLCSLLFVAFPTRRHGIGYPVTNGAAGSST